From a single Epinephelus fuscoguttatus linkage group LG18, E.fuscoguttatus.final_Chr_v1 genomic region:
- the LOC125905717 gene encoding uncharacterized protein LOC125905717, translating into MDDMKLIVEVEKYRELYDRQHPFYKDNMEECKRRWKQLRDSFVKNKNKTVPSGSAGGSQKDWKYSNNMSFLLPHLQPRSSKSTLQPVDLSEDTPAELMCEEDDLTAGPSGLPARPGTPATPTLRSISSSPHPTDVGPRSTHQLSELPRSATPPTHPRVQALSSGAETHTTQPGRKKRRGSTTAGPLEPDLLDILTTPVPPHVPKDEEEMYFFALSLVPRLNRLPRSTQACAQIHILQYLTDLEKEEQGKLTQASPSVTRPTPLHWQQTTQPQSSGFQGYKPRHSINKVHPRQHISKLHNPQCPTTSRDNIMQCKHRANMEV; encoded by the exons atggacgacatgaagTTGATTGtggaagtggagaagtacagggaGTTGTATGACCGCCAGCACCCATTCTACAAGGACAACA TGGAAGAATGCAAGCGGAGATGGAAACAACTGCGGGAcagttttgtgaaaaacaaaaacaagactgtACCGAGTGGGTCCGCTGGTGGCAGTCAAAAGGACTGGAAATACAGCAATAATATGTCTTTCTTACTGCCACACTTGCAGCCCAGAAG ctCTAAAAGTACTCTCCAGCCTGTAGATCTGAGCGAAGACACACCCGCAGAGCTCATGTGTGAGGAAGATGACTTGACAGCTGGACCATCTGGACTGCCTGCAAGGCCTGGCACACCAGCCACTCCCACACTGAGGTCCATATCCTCTTCTCCACATCCCACAGATGTAGGACCGAGGTCTACCCATCAGCTCTCAGAATTACCAAGGTCTGCCACCCCCCCAACACACCCTAGAGTGCAAGCCTTGTCATCAGGGGCTGAAACTCACACCACACAACCTGGCAGAAAGAAAAGGCGGGGATCCACAACTGCAGGGCCTTTAGAGCCAGACCTGCTAGATATTCTGACAACCCCTGTGCCACCACATGTCCCAAAAGATGAGGAGGAAATGTACTTTTTCGCCCTCAGCCTTGTCCCCAGGTTGAACCGACTGCCCCGTAGCACTCAGGCATGTGCACAAATCCACATCCTACAGTATCTTACAGACTTGGAAAAAGAGGAACAAGGTAAGCTTACCCAAGCTTCTCCATCAGTCACCAGACCAACCCCACTACATTGGCAGCAGACAACACAGCCACAAAGCTCAGGTTTTCAGGGGTACAAGCCCCGTCACAGTATCAACAAGGTCCACCCCCGACAACATATCAGCAAGCTGCACAACCCCCAGTGTCCCACCACCAGCAGGGACAATATCATGCAATGCAAACACAGAGCCAACATGGAGGTGTGA
- the LOC125905902 gene encoding nucleus accumbens-associated protein 2: MSQLLHVEIPNFGATVLGSLNEQRLLGHYCDVSILVKGQAFKAHRAVLAASSLYFRDLFSSSTKSQFELPSSVTPACFEQILTFCYTGKLTMAASEQLVVMYTAGYLQIQHIVERGMDLMFKANSPHCDSQTAGSLEETGSEPQSPCNNGNGLAVAALLGTQGWSSSILMPQRKIKLEGGEPTPLTVPSTQSKISSSELGNRLRASSLFYTTAGGTPITGMPPFHLQGAGGGGTGGGGGGAERSSPGASSLPTTDSPTSYQNEDEEFEEEPYDGITEDAYSHLYGRSANPYGIQDKPEMAAMPLALESRNCVLIRRDLVALPASLISQIGYRCHPKLYTEGDPGEKLELVAGTQVFMTRGQLMNCHLCAGIKHKVLLRRLLATFFDRNTLANSCGTGIRSSTSDPSRKPLDSRVLNAVKLYCQNFNPNFKESEMNVIAADMCTNARRVRKRWLPKIKSMLPDGMEVYRAGMGMGAAVGLGLALGGPQPGVPLPFEPDFKALEQRLYPDRKDPLRTHPPLTEGSPGSGAAGAEAEGEGEGVVQEEQEEDEDEAALEGVDGSLGAPTLIPGAEAGNCGDTPPEQEVESFGQGLRVNGQ; this comes from the exons ATGTCCCAGCTGCTCCATGTGGAGATCCCGAACTTTGGAGCCACAGTTCTGGGCTCCCTTAATGAGCAGCGCCTGCTGGGACATTACTGCGATGTCTCCATCCTGGTCAAAG GTCAGGCTTTCAAAGCCCACCGGGCCGTTTTGGCTGCCAGCAGCCTCTACTTTCGTGACCtcttcagcagctccaccaagAGCCAGTTCGAGTTGCCCTCCTCAGTCACACCTGCTTGCTTCGAGCAGATCCTCACTTTCTGCTACACAGGGAAGCTAACCATGGCAGCTAGCGAACAGCTGGTGGTCATGTACACAGCTGGCTACCTCCAAATTCAGCATATAGTCGAAAGAGGCATGGACCTAATGTTCAAGGCGAACTCACCTCACTGTGACTCGCAGACTGCGGGGTCTTTAGAGGAAACAGGATCCGAACCACAGAGTCCTTGTAATAATGGTAACGGCCTAGCGGTGGCTGCCCTTTTGGGAACCCAGGGCTGGTCTTCATCCATACTCATGCCGCAACGTAAGATTAAACTAGAAGGGGGGGAGCCAACGCCCCTGACAGTACCCTCAACGCAAAGCAAGATTTCATCCTCGGAGCTGGGGAACCGGCTGAGGGCTAGTTCGCTGTTCTACACGACAGCTGGTGGGACTCCCATTACTGGTATGCCTCCTTTCCACCTCCAAGGGGCCGGTGGGGGtggaacaggaggaggaggaggaggagctgaaagGTCCAGTCCTGGCGCGTCCAGCCTGCCAACCACTGACAGCCCTACATCCTACCAGAATGAGGATGAGGAGTTCGAGGAAGAGCCCTACGATGGGATCACAGAGGATGCCTACAGTCATCTCTATGGACGTTCAGCTAACCCCTACGGGA TCCAGGACAAGCCAGAGATGGCAGCGATGCCCTTGGCCTTGGAGAGCCGCAACTGTGTGCTGATCCGCAGGGACCTGGTGGCGCTGCCTGCAAGCCTCATCAGCCAGATAGGCTACCGCTGCCACCCTAAGCTCTACACTGAGGGGGACCCTGGGGAGAAGCTGGAATTAGTAGCTG GTACACAGGTGTTCATGACTCGAGGACAGCTGATGAACTGTCATCTATGTGCCGGTATCAAACACAAAGTCTTGCTTCGCCGTCTGCTAGCCACGTTCTTTGATAG AAACACTTTAGCCAATAGCTGTGGGACAGGCATCCGTTCGTCTACTAGTGACCCCAGTAGGAAACCCCTGGACAGCAGGGTCCTCAACGCTGTCAAAC TCTACTGTCAAAATTTCAACCCTAATTTCAAGGAGAGTGAAATGAATGTGATTGCTGCTGACATGTGCACAAATGCGAGGCGTGTCCGCAAGCGATGGTTGCCCAAGATCAAGTCCATGCTGCCTGATGGCATGGAGGTGTACCGTGCAGGAATGGGCATGGGTGCTGCTGTGGGTCTTGGCCTAGCACTGGGCGGCCCTCAACCGGGGGTGCCACTTCCGTTTGAGCCCGACTTCAAAGCCCTAGAGCAAAGGTTGTACCCAGACCGCAAAGACCCTCTCAGGACTCATCCACCACTGACAGAGGGCAGCCCCGGGTCTGGGGCAGCCGGAGCAGaggctgaaggtgaaggtgaaggAGTTGTccaggaggaacaggaggaagatgaggatgaaGCTGCGTTAGAGGGTGTAGACGGATCATTGGGGGCGCCAACTTTGATCCCAGGAGCCGAGGCAGGCAACTGTGGCGACACGCCGCCTGAGCAGGAGGTGGAAAGTTTTGGACAAGGTCTGAGGGTGAACGGACAGTGA